In Diabrotica undecimpunctata isolate CICGRU chromosome 4, icDiaUnde3, whole genome shotgun sequence, a single genomic region encodes these proteins:
- the LOC140438292 gene encoding uncharacterized protein, translating to MDNDYYTVPHDTIDMPDGIQENLQSLDVFSSFSRSDKCELHQREENDAKHPLRTPKKRNIDEAPTISNRNTTTPVNRVQVKTYRIQSVLYLTLSFILGPRQYKKQKTNSKSEAMSYLEKKAQNEEKRKLRELDLDERKIALEQRKMDLEERKVALKEKMWEQQEKRFEIEISERKQILSLVENQQKLFTILLERPNCSSCK from the exons ATGGATAATGATT attaCACTGTGCCTCATGATACAATTGATATGCCAGATGGAATACAGGAGAATCTGCAATCTTTGGATGTTTTTTCCTCTTTTAGTAGAAGCGATAAGTGTGAACTGCACCAGAGAGAGGAGAATGATGCAAAACATCCATTAAGAACACCCAAAAAGAGGAACATTGATGAAGCACCCACAATTTCAAACAGAAACACAACCACTCCAGTAAATAGAGTACAAGTAAAAACATATAGGATACAAAGTGTATTGTATTTAACTCTGTCTTTTATTTTAGGTCCTAGGCAGTataagaaacaaaagacaaactCTAAAAGTGAGGCTATGAGTTACTTAGAAAAAAAGGCTCAAAATGAGGAAAAGAGAAAATTAAGAGAACTGGATCTAGATGAAAGAAAAATTGCCTTAGAACAGAGAAAAATGGATCTGGAAGAAAGAAAAGTAGCACTGAAAGAAAAAATGTGGGAACAGCAGGAGAAGAGATTTGAAATTGAAATTAGTGAACGTAAACAAATTTTGAGCCTTGTTGAAAACCAACAAAAGTTGTTTACAATTTTATTAGAACGGCCAAACTGTAGCAGCTGCAAatga
- the LOC140438740 gene encoding uncharacterized protein, translating to MTSQNLAKQIGGFKAQLTRIESFLNTNSDDLNNKQLIQLKYDSLFGTYRKLQDLLDHAEELSSDGSTTDDTLSSQNEVVASAMETIDRFEFILAKLLNLINHADDSRVSQNHFSNVKLPDINIKPFSGEAQEWQSFFDLFQALVLNNAKLRSDSEKFYYLKTLLRGQPLQLIESLSVTNQNLEIAISTLKTNYEDKNKLLNSLYCTLFDQKTMTKCNSIELRRFHITCKKTLDLIRNLNLTAEINLDTLLVFILERKLDYQTRRAFENERNPNELPSTNGFFEFSQKRYNILDNLKIFKSNAKPRSNNNSNFDRNTSRVSLHTNAAESRRDTNFYSKSCNYCKERTHQIYKCQQFLNLVPQERHKFVKAKSLCFNCLSSLHILSSCKSLSLCQVCTKNHHSLLHLDNNGQQRYQSQVRTYAASNFPHSSHQQSENLHRHNSNPNSTIRNIVSNNITPNENSPINLQMDPTRSTSLSAVNRNNNHVLLPTALVKLYTRDNQPLIIKALLDSGSMQSFVTKSLAQKLQYDTRSQKLNIFGLGNNIVTKSSEIIDIEIHSRVHPYNKFNVSCSIIDQITEKLPQIPLNPQSFQIPLEFNGDLADPYFWEPNNIDLLIGANLYFQLLIGEIISLVANLPTLMNTQLGYVIAGPLTSKKYLSHTNASFVTQTFSFLSRENTHYIRDKEEEHNTKIDTMLEKFWEVEELPYTQSHIDEDKIAETLFQTTTRILDSGRYQVEMPLRQLENKKLGSSFVTAKQRFLRLEKKFGNDQNFYNEYKKVIEEYLTLQHAKVIPLNLYDNVTNKIKYFIPHRAVIREQATSTKLRIVYDFSAKSTSGYSLNDLTLKGYQVQDNLFDILCRFRTFKFILTADIKMMYREIEMSPKHRYLQNILWRDSPSEDFKCIELSRLSFGQNCSPFLATRVIKDIAQNNPQFPLAASALLYQTYMDDILGGTDQFSELEVLYGELSQILNQHGFSLHKWSSNSLRFLNKISDQNAVELDLNLDDAPCKILGLKWDSKTDHLKIDVNNATKLDRITKRQILSCISSCFDPLGLVNPLIVKGKLLMQELWQMKVSWDEPIINLRIIDQWEKFNENLAQIAHIKIPRFVFFDLDILSIDLHGFSDASQVAYGACIYIVARYANNSLSSNLVAAKSRVAPLKSKLTIPKLELIAMELLVNLIEKIITTFKNRAKINSINAWSDSQIALSWIKQPANNYNTFVSNRVANIQNIGKNLKWRHIKSQLNPADLLSRGVFNQKIFSFWFHGPEFLLNPKIYFDEVDTFEQIENLPEVKKIALLVVNHASKNWITIFERFSNFSKLQNAVAYVFRFVYNMKHSNEKIKGTLTLKEISNAHDFIIKTIQQQYFATDIARLLEKELVVDKKLLPLNPFLDSSGIVRVGGRLQYADLDFNNKFPILLPANDHVVSLLIKKEHCRLGHSGPQNVLGNLRLRYWPLSGVKYVKRISKKCLTCYRFNAQTASQLMSPLPLDRVRISRAFYTVGVDFAGPLFIRASRLRKAQTLKCYFAIFVCMATKAIHLELVSELSSNAFLATFKRFISRRGNPHTIYSDNGTNFVGANNQLKELNNFFRSNSEFDKIRAYLAQTEIQWKFIPPRSPHWGGLWESAVKSTKFHLVCLMSNSVLTFEELYTVLTQI from the coding sequence aTGACTTCTCAGAATTTAGCCAAGCAAATTGGGGGTTTTAAAGCTCAATTGACCCGTATTGAAAGCTTTTTGAATACTAATTCAGATGATTTGAATAATAAACAgctaatacaattaaaatatgatAGTTTATTTGGAACTTATAGGAAATTACAAGATTTATTAGATCATGCGGAAGAGTTAAGTTCTGATGGTTCAACGACTGATGATACTCTATCATCACAAAACGAAGTTGTGGCATCAGCAATGGAAACTATCGACCGTTTTGAGTTCATTTTGgccaaattattaaatttaataaatcacgCTGATGATTCTAGAGTTTCTCAAAATCATTTTTCTAATGTAAAGCTACCAGATATTAATATTAAACCCTTCTCTGGTGAAGCTCAAGAATGGCAATCATTCTTCGATTTGTTCCAAGCACTTGTGTTAAATAATGCCAAATTAAGATCTGATAgcgaaaaattttattatttaaaaacgctTCTGAGAGGTCAACCGCTACAATTAATTGAATCTTTATCTGTGACTAATCAAAATTTAGAAATTGCTATATCAACGCTTAAAACTAATTACGAAGACAAAAATAAGCTTTTAAATTCTTTGTATTGTACATTATTCGATCAAAAAACTATGACTAAATGTAATTCTATTGAACTAAGGAGGTTTCATATCACATGTAAAAAAACATTAGATTTAATTAGAAACTTAAACTTAACGGCTGAAATTAATTTAGACACATTGCTAGTATTTATCTTAGAAAGAAAACTAGATTATCAGACTAGACGCGCTTTTGAAAACGAACGCAATCCAAACGAACTGCCATCTACTAATGGGTTTTTTGAATTTTCGCAAAAACGGTATAATATATTAGataatttaaagatatttaaatcTAACGCAAAACCTAGaagtaataataatagtaattttgATAGGAACACATCTAGAGTATCATTACACACAAACGCCGCTGAATCTCGTCGTGACACAAATTTTTATAGTAAATCATGTAATTATTGCAAAGAGCGCACTCATCAGATATATAAAtgtcaacaatttttaaatttagttccaCAGGAAAGACATAAATTTGTTAAAGCCAAATCATTATGTTTTAATTGTTTGAGTAGTTTGCATATCTTGTCTTCCTGTAAATCGTTGTCCCTGTGTCAAGTATGCACGAAAAATCATCACTCTTTACTCCATTTAGACAATAACGGTCAGCAGCGATATCAATCGCAAGTTCGAACCTACGCTGCTTCTAATTTTCCACATAGTTCTCATCAACAAAGCGAAAACTTACATAGGCATAATTCTAATCCCAATAGCACTATCCGTAATATTGTGTCCAATAATATTACTCCAAATGAAAATTCCCCTATTAATCTTCAGATGGACCCAACCAGGTCTACATCATTGTCTGCTGTGAATCGCAATAATAATCATGTTCTTCTGCCTACTGCACTAGTTAAACTTTATACGCGAGACAACCAACCTTTAATAATTAAGGCTTTGTTGGACTCAGGCAGTATGCAAAGTTTTGTCACAAAAAGTTTGGCCCAAAAATTACAGTACGACACAAGAtctcaaaagttaaatatttttggtctaGGAAATAACATTGTAACCAAAAGTAGTGAAATTATTGATATAGAAATACATTCGCGAGTACACCCTTACAACAAATTTAATGTTTCTTGTTCAATAATAGACCAAATCACAGAAAAGTTGCCACAAATTCCGTTAAATCCGCAGTCTTTTCAAATTCCACTAGAGTTTAATGGCGATTTAGCGGACCCCTACTTCTGGGAACCtaataatattgatttattaATTGGCGCGAATTTGTATTTCCAACTTTTAATAGGAGAAATAATCTCGCTAGTGGCTAATCTCCCTACGCTAATGAACACTCAATTAGGATATGTTATTGCGGGCCCACTCACATCAAAGAAATATCTAAGTCATACCAACGCATCCTTTGTAACACAAACTTTCTCCTTTTTATCTCGAGAAAATACGCATTATATTCGAGATAAAGAGGAAGAACACAACACAAAAATCGACACAATGCTAGAAAAATTTTGGGAAGTCGAAGAACTTCCATATACGCAGTCTCATATTGATGAAGACAAAATTGCAGAGACTCTTTTCCAAACCACCACGCGGATTTTGGATTCAGGGCGGTATCAAGTGGAAATGCCTCTTCGgcaattggaaaataaaaaattgggcaGTTCCTTTGTTACTgcaaaacaaagatttttacgTTTAGAGAAAAAATTTGGAAATgatcaaaatttttataatgaatataaaaaagttattgaagaGTATCTAACGCTACAACACGCAAAAGTTATACCTTTAAACTTGTATGATAatgtcactaacaaaataaaatattttataccacATCGTGCAGTGATCAGAGAACAGGCAACATCCACGAAACTTCGCATCGTATATGACTTTTCTGCCAAATCTACCTCGGGATATTCGCTGAATGATCTTACACTAAAAGGTTATCAAGTACAGGATAATTTATTTGATATTCTTTGCCGGTTTAggacttttaaatttattttgactgCGGATATAAAGATGATGTATAGAGAAATTGAAATGTCACCCAAACACcgctatttacaaaatatattgtGGAGAGATTCACCCTCTGAGGATTTTAAATGCATTGAATTGTCCCGTCTCAGTTTTGGACaaaattgttctccatttttaGCCACCCGCGTCATTAAAGATATTGCACAAAATAACCCTCAATTTCCGCTAGCAGCTAGCGCTTTGTTATATCAAACATATATGGATGACATCTTAGGTGGAACCGATCAATTTTCTGAGCTTGAAGTACTTTATGGAGAATTGAGTCAAATATTGAACCAGCATGGTTTCTCTTTACATAAATGGTCTTCTAATTCGCTTCGTTTTTTAAATAAGATTTCTGATCAAAACGCGGTGGAACTGGATTTGAATTTGGATGATGCACCTTGCAAAATTTTGGGTTTAAAATGGGATTCAAAAACGGATCATTTAAAAATTGATGTAAATAACGCTACTAAATTAGACCGCATTACAAAACGTCAAATTCTTTCATGTATTAGTTCTTGTTTTGACCCTCTAGGTTTGGTAAACCCTTTAATTGTGAAGGGAAAACTCTTAATGCAAGAACTATGGCAGATGAAGGTTTCATGGGACGAACCGATAATTAATTTACGCATAATAGATCAGTGggagaaatttaatgaaaatttagcTCAAATCGCTCATATCAAAATTCCGCGGTTCGTCTTttttgacttagacattcttagCATAGATTTACATGGATTTAGTGATGCAAGTCAAGTTGCATACGGTGCTTGTATCTATATAGTGGCACGATATGCAAATAATTCCTTGTCATCAAATCTTGTTGCCGCAAAATCGCGTGTCGCACCTTTGAAAAGCAAGCTTACCATTCCTAAACTCGAATTAATAGCCATGGAACTCTTAGTCAACTTGATTGAAAAAATTATAACGACCTTTAAAAACCGTGCAAAGATTAATTCTATAAACGCCTGGTCAGATTCGCAAATTGCTCTCAGCTGGATTAAACAACCCGCTAATAATTATAATACATTTGTTTCGAATAGAGTGGCCAACATTCAGAATATTGGTAAAAATCTAAAGTGGAGACatattaaatcacaattaaatcCCGCGGATCTCTTGTCCCGCGGtgtatttaatcaaaaaatattttcgttttggTTTCATGGACCTGAGTTTTTGCTAAatcccaaaatatattttgatgaaGTTGATACCTTTGAGCAAATTGAGAATTTGCCGGAAGTAAAGAAAATAGCTCTATTAGTTGTTAATCATGCATCAAAGAATTGGATAACTATATTTGAGAGATTTTCAAACTTTTCAAAATTACAAAACGCAGTAGCTTACGTATTTAGGTTTGTGTATAATATGAAACATAGTAATGAAAAAATTAAGGGTACTTTGACACTTAAAGAAATTTCGAACGCTCATGATTTCATCATCAAAACTATTCAGCAACAATATTTTGCAACCGATATAGCCCGCTTATTAGAAAAAGAACTAGTCGTAGACAAAAAATTGCTCCCTCTTAATCCTTTTTTAGACTCCTCTGGAATTGTACGTGTTGGAGGACGCTTGCAATATGCAGATTTGGACTTTAATAATAAATTCCCTATATTGCTGCCAGCAAATGATCATGTTGTTTCTTTGCTCATTAAAAAGGAACATTGTAGACTAGGACACAGTGGTCCTCAAAATGTGTTAGGCAATCTGCGCCTACGATATTGGCCTTTAAGTGGGGTCAAGTATGTTAAACGCATTAGCAAAAAATGCCTTACATGTTATAGATTCAATGCACAAACCGCATCACAACTTATGTCTCCACTCCCATTGGATAGAGTTAGAATCTCGCGCGCTTTCTACACTGTAGGTGTAGATTTTGCAGGTCCTCTGTTTATTAGGGCTTCTAGATTACGAAAGGCGCAAACGCTTAAAtgttattttgcaatatttgtttGCATGGCTACAAAAGCCATTCATTTAGAATTGGTTAGTGAATTATCTTCTAACGCTTTTTTAGCAACGTTCAAACGATTCATTTCCCGTCGAGGCAATCCTCACACTATCTATAGTGACAACGGGACTAACTTTGTTGGTGCCAATAATCAACTTAAGGAATTAAATAATTTCTTCAGATCAAATTCTGAATTTGACAAAATTAGAGCTTATTTAGCTCAAACCGAGATTCAGTGGAAGTTTATTCCTCCCAGATCACCTCATTGGGGTGGACTCTGGGAGTCAGCAGTAAAAAGTACCAAGTTTCATTTAGTATGTTTAATGAGTAATTCTGTATTGACTTTCGAGGAGTTATATACAGTTTTAACCCAAATATAA